TGCAGACACGTTCACCAGCGTCCAGCAGGCGCTCGACCGCGCCCTTCGCGGTCACGGTCTTGCCCGCACCCGTCTTGCCGAGGATCGCGAGGTGGTTGTCGAGCGCTTCGTCGGGGATGCTCATGACTTCCGCTCCTCGCGTTTCGTCTTACGAAAGATCGACTTCTGGATGCGCCGCGACCTACGGTTTCCGCGCTGCGGTTCCATTGGTCGGACAAGCCGGGCTTCCTCTTCGGCGCGCGCTTCGGCGGCAATTCGTGCTTTCTCTTCGGGCGTGTAGTCGCTCATGACAGGAAGTCCTTCGCATAGTGCCTGTCGCCGTCGCGGATCACGTCGCCCTCCGGGATGATTTCGTCCGGCGGTTCATACTCTCCGCACCAGCCATTCTTGTGGACCTGCGGCCAGATCGTCATCGTCGCCGACATCATGCCACCGGTGATCACCGGAGCGCGTCGTCTGCATCGCACAAACTCGACAAAGTGCGTGACGTCCTGATCTTGAGGCGGGCCGAAGCCACCTTGAAATTTGCAGTTCTCGCAGGTCTTCATACCTTCTCCCTCCGGGCCTTCGCCCAATCTCTGATCTCAGCGTAGGTGATCGCGCGCAGCAGCCTGTAGGCCTCGCGGCACTGTTCGATGGAGAAAAGGCCGGTGTGACATTCCTCGGCCGCCAGCCCCATGCGATCAGCGAGCCACTCGTAGCAGCGGACGCGCGCCAGGCGGGTGATGTGCGGCCGCTTCGCCGCGGCGGGATAATCGCGCCAGGCCTCGCGCCAGATCGGGTCCAGCAGCTTGTGGACAAAGCCACGCGCCCGGCGCGTGTAGAAGCCCGCCGGCCGGCCGAGCGGATCGACCGTCCCCGGATGACAGCCGACATAGGCGCCGCATCTGGTGCAGCGCCACAGCTTCTTGTCCGCCAGATCGCGGCGGTTCGGATAGATCACCGCGCCGGTGACGAATTCGGCCTGATCGTTCGGGCATTCGAGGCAGGGGAGGTCGATCAAGCCGCGCTCCTGATCTGCTCGCGAAGCAATGCGCCCCACTGATCCGCCATCGCGGCGGCGATCCCGTCGAAGGTGCGGCTGCGCTCTTTCCAGCGATCCGGGCCGGGTGGCATCCGGGCGACGCGCTGGGTTCGACCGTCCACGATCTGGGTAGGCGTCAAGGCCGGGAGATTGCGAAGCCACAGGCATGTCGCTTTCGTCTCTCCGTGGCCGAACTGCCAAGGCTGGACCGTTTGTGCCGGCGGCGCGTAGTTGCGGATCAGCGCCTTGGCATGCCGGTGCATGATCGGGTTCTCGACCGCGACACGGGGGATCGGCGCGTTCCATAGGTCGGAGAACAGCGCGGCGCCGTCCCGAAGCTCGGTCTGCATGTCGTCAGCCGTCCGGCCCGGCGGCGGCTTTGACAGCCAGCGGACACCGCTATTGCAAAGGCGAGTGCACGGCGGATGCGCGACGACCATCAGGTCCCAGCCGTCGTCGAGGATTTCGCGCACGTCCCCGCGGATGTGATGGTTCGATCCATCCTCCGCCGGCAGAAGATCGCAGGACCAGGTATCGAAGCCCGCCGCTGTGAAGGCGCGCCTGACGACGCCGGAAAACTCGCAGGCGATTAGGACGCGCGCCATCACACCACCGCCTTTCCGGCCGCGACCTGATCGACGTTGGCGAGGTGCACCTTGAAGGTCAGCGCCACGATCTGCGGATCATCCGCCCACCGCTCGCCGGGCTTGTCGTGCAAGGTGTCCCAGAGGTCCATGAACCAGTCGTGGGCCGCGTCGAGATGCACCGTCAGTTCGTCAGAAATTTCTGGTCGACACGGATGGCCTTCAGCCTGGCAGTCCTCACGGCTGATCGCCTGCAGCCGGTCATACCGGACGCGGGTCACTTCGAGGGTGAGGCGCGAGGCCCAGCGGGGCATGTGGATTGAAGGCTTGAACGGTCCGCCTTTCGGGCTGGTGGCGGCGTAGACTGTCTCAGGGTCGAAAGCGTCTTCGAAACCGCCCGCAGCGTCACGGATGACCCCGCCGTCGCGCTGCCGGTAAGCCTCGCGGACCCAGAGCAGATCGCCGACCTCAACCCGCCGGAGCGGTGAGGATGCCAGGCGGCGGGTCTGCGTCTTGCGGCCAGCGAGCAGTGCTTGAACCATCGGTGTGCTGAAGATGATCGGACGCACGGTCATGGCGCCACCTCCGGGCGACCGTCATGCAGGACACCGTCGAGCAGGCGCCCGGCCTTCTTCTTCCCTAACTTTCCCCAGTAGTCCGGCATCCCGAAAAAGTTCCGGCCTTCCCCGGGGAATACGGCGTCTTCCGGCGCTTGAATCTCGCAGACCCAATCTCCCCATTGTTTGAACAGGAAGGGCACGCCGGCCGACGCGCACTGGTCGCGCAGGCCCCGGAACCAATCGGGGTGCGACGGGCGCGCCTGCGGCCCGCTCTCGCCCCCGGCGATGACCCAATCGATCTTTGATGGTGAGCGGACCAGCGCATCAATGCCGGGCCGTTGAACGATCATCCCGCTCGAAAGGCAGTTGACTTCGGCGTCGCGAAATTGATCGCCCGCGTTGATTTGTGCGGCGACGGGGATGCGCGTCAGATCCACCGGCCCCAGCAGGGGCTCGCAGCTCAGGAAACGTTTTGCGGCGGGCACGGCCAGCAGGTGCGGGATGCGCCGGTCGGCTTCGGCCTGGTTCTCGACGGTCGTGCCGAGCCAGACGTTCGGCCATGGCCGTGTGTCCCACTCCCAGGGATGGTTCTCCCAGCAATTGAATGGCGGCAGCATCTTTCGGATGTTATGCGGCCGTTTGGTGAGCAAGAGCCAGATGAGTTCTGGCGTCGCATCGATCAGCGCCCAGAGTGCATCGCGCCAATGCGGCGGCACCTGGTTGTCGAACACGTCCGCAAGGCTCGCGCAGAACACCATCGGCATCCGGCCATGCGCTGCGAAAAACGCCGGCGCCTGCCGGTTCCATTTCAGCGGCTGTTTCCAGTTCGCCTCGGCGGTCCGGCGGCGCCCGCCACTCCACAGGTCCGTGTCCGGATCAAACCGCTTCGTCTGCGCCTCGGCATAACAATGATCGCACGCCGGCGAGACCTTCGTGCACCCGATCCACGGATTGAACGTGTGGTCAGCCCACTCAATTTTTGTGTCTTCAGCCATCGTAACCGTCTCCATGACATTGTGGGCAGGGCCGGGTTTCATCCCCGCAGGCGCAGGTGTCCCCGCCGCAGTAGCAGTCGACCTCGCCCGTGTTGCAGCAGGCCTCGCAGTAGCCGGGCTCGTCGTCGTCATCGTCGAACGGTTCGAAGGGGGTGGTTTGGTCAGGCATCGCTTGCTCCCTGACGGCGTTTAGAGGAATCCGCTTGCGCAAGCCGGTGCGTCCACTCCGCCGCATGTTTTGGGCAGAGGTCTTTCTCCGGCGCCGGCGACGTGGTGCAGCGCGAACACAGGCCCGCGTCGCAGGTCCCGGACTTCTTCGTCGGCACCTTCCAGTCGCATTCCAGCGTGGCGCGGTTGCCGCACTTGCAGCGCTTCGTCGGGCCGCAGACGATGGCGACACCCGCGGGGGTTTGGATGCGATGGCAGGTCATGTCTGCTCAGCATGGCGATCAATAGTTGGCCAGCCGGGCCGAAACTCCGTGCACGTTCCATCCCGAATTTGACGGACGATCTCTTCGGCGCGCTCAGGCGCAATTGGGTACTCGGCCCGCATCATTTCAAAGCGGCGCCGCATGATGGCTTCAGCTTCTTCCGGTGTGCCGTCGCGCCAGAATCGCTGGCCCCGGTTGAGAGCGTGACCCGGCGCATAGACGTCGCCCCGAAAGTCGCAATGCAGAAGGGACAGGCCCCCACAACTTGGACAGCCCATGCTGAAGGGCGTAACCCCGTCTCTGGAATTCCAGATCACTTCTTGATGACCGCACTCGTCGCAGCGGTACTTCATCAGGCAGAACGCCTCGGCGTGGGCGTGGCCTCGTGCGGTTTTTGGCCTATTCATCAGCGCGCCCCCGCCAGCTGGTCGAGCGTAAACTGGACGTCCTCATCCAGATCCGTCTGGCGCCGGAGCCATGAGAGATAGTCGCCCGGCACATCTGTGAACTTCGCACCCTTGTGCTTCCCGAACGGAATCGTCCGGAGTAGGCGCGGGCGGCCCGACACTTCGATCATCCGCTCACGGGTCCAGCCGCGCGAGCGTAGGTCATCGAATAGCCCGGCCAAGGTCCACACGTCGTACATCGCACGGTGCGCGTGGCCGCCTGAGCCGAGCGGCGGGCCGGGTGTGCCGAGCCAATACCGGAGCGCCTGAAGGCCGTAGGACGGTGCGTCGTCGAACTCGGCATAGGCCACCTTCAGCGTGCAGGCCCAGGGCGCGGCCTTCAGGTGCGGAAGGAAGCGCCGGTCGAACGCGGCGTTGTGGGCGACGTACAGATCGGCGACGGGGAAGGTCTCCATCACCTCGTCGAGCGGCGGTGCGTTCTGCACCATCGCATCAGTTATGTGGTGGATCGCCGAGGCTGTGCAGGGGATCGGCACGCCAGGATTGACCAGCGTGTTGATCGTCCGCTCGATAGGGGCGCCGCGGTCAAACAGGCGGCCCGTGATGGCGGCGATCTCGACGACTCGAGCGTCGTCTTCCATGCCGGTAGTCTCGACGTCGAGGAGGCAGACGAGCGGGCTCATACGGCAGCTCCTTCCAGCGCCGTCGCAATGGCCCGCTGCGCCGCCTCAAGCGACCGCCGCAGGTTGCCGGGGATGAAGGGCGAGGCCGCCGGTTCCTCGTCAAAGAGCGACTGGATCGGGACGCGAAGGACGCGGGCCACAGCGGCCAGCATGCCGGCGCTGAGACGGTTCGTGCCCGTCTCGTACTTCTGCAGCTGCTGGTGGCTGATGCCGAGCGCATCGCCCATCTCGTCGAGCGTCATGTCGGCCTCGGTGCGGAGGGTGCGGATGTTCCGGCCGACCTGCTTGTCGATCTCGGTCGGGGAGCGGCTTCCAGGCTCGCGGGTGAGGGTGTCAGGCATGGGAAGGGATTCCTTTCGAGGGGTTGGGGTCAGACAGGGGTTTTCGGGGAGTTGACTGCGTCGGACATGATGTCCTCAGCTTTTGGATTCAGCGCCTTGGCGAGACGGCAGTCCTCGGCGGTCTCGTCGATGAACGCGTCCTCTTGGTCAGCGGGAAGCGCGCGGTAACGGACGGCCCACCGCTCGGCATATTCCAGCCCGCCTTTCTTGGTGCGGATCAGTTCGCCGGGGTGGGGCGGAAGCTCCTGGACGGACGGCTCGGCCCCGGCAGCTGGTTTTTCGCCTGCCTCGCCCTCCGTCTCGGCTGCAAGGGGTTGGGCCTGGTCGTCGTCCGCGTCCGGCTCATTCTCCGGGATCGGCTGCGACGCCGCCGGCGGGTCGGGCTCGGGCTGGTCCGGCGCGGATGCCTTGCGGCCCTCGGCAAGATTTTGGAGCAGGCGCTCGGCGGGGTCGGCCTTTTCGGGCGTGACGTTCACGAAGCCGCCGGGCATCGCCTCGGCTTCCTCCCGGGTATAGACGCCCATAATGACGTCCGGAACGTGCCGGCGCGCCCATGCGCGGGCGGAGTAATAGCCAAGCTGCTGCTCGGGGTCGGCTTTCCAGAGCGGCGAATTCTGGGTCTTGATCGTGCCCTTCGCAGGTGACGTGTAGACCCGCTCTTTCGACTCGCCTTTGATCCGCCCTCGGACGGTGCAGGTCAGCTCGTCGCCCGATCCGCTGAATTCATAATCGAGGCGCCCGTCGAGGACCGGGCTGGCGTAGATCATGGCGGCGACGGCCTGCGCCTCATAGGCGATGGCATCGTTGACCATGTACGCCTTCAGGCTCAGCGCGAAGGGGTCCATGTTGACCCGGCCGGCCTGAAGGATGATGCCCAGGCAGGCGCCGGTGTTGCCGCGCACGGCCTTGCCGACCATCGGCCCGGCGCCGGCCATAAGCTTGGCCATTTCGACGAGCTCGCCGAGGCTCTGGGGGGCGACCATGAACGAGCCGCCGAAGCTGGTCATCGGCACCCGGTCGCCGGCCTTGACGGCTTGAGGCAGGGTGCCCGGCCGCTCGATCACGGCGGGGCTCATGTCGTCAGACTGTTGCTGGGTATCGGGCATTTGCAATCTCCTTCAGAGACGGGACTTGGGGGAAAAGGGCGTCGTTCTCGCGCAGCCATTTCACGTGGTTGGCGGGCAGGCCGACTGTGACCGGGCCTTCGGAATAGGCGGGCCAGCTGTCGGTCTTGATGCAGTGCTCAAGGCGGCGCAGGGCGCGGCGGTTCTCCCGCGCGCCCCATTCGATCGCCTCGTCATCGATCGGGGCGATGGTCACTACGAAGGGGCTTTTCTTCTCCTGCGCGATCAGCGCGAAAGTCTCCAATACGCGGCCGGTGGCACGGGCGATGACTTCTGCGCTGAAGGCCGCCTGGCAGTGATAGCCATAGTTCTTGATGGCAAATCGCAGATCCTCGGGATCGGCGCTCCGCGTGGTCTTGTAATCACCCCAGATCGTATCCGTAGGCAGACTATCCGGGCGCGCGAGCATCCAGATTCCGGTCTCAGGATCGCGCGCCGCGACCGTGACTTCGAGTGGGCCGGAAAAGAGGCCGTCCTTGACCATGGGCTCGCGGGCCAGACGCTCAGCCATTGAATAGACGTCATCGATCTCGTCCTGCCTGAAGATGGTCTTGCCCGCCGCTTCCTGCTCGGCCTTCCACGCCTTCTTGAACTTCAGGAAGCTGTCGAAGCCTTCGTGCGGGCCTTCCTTCCCCTCGTTGCTGGAGAAGTCGCGGAAGGGGCTGACCGCGATATCGGAGGGGAAGCGGCCCTCGATGCAGAGCGCATGGGCCATCCTCCCGAAGGTGGTCGCCTTCGTATCGGACTCGCCTTCCTCTTCGTCGTAACGTGCCTTCAGCTTCTCCGGGCAGCGGTCGACCAGCCTAAGCCGGCTGTTGCTGACCGCGAAGCCGTCGCAAAGATCGGGATCGCGGTGATACCGGGACATCGGGACGTAGTAGAGCCCGTTCTCGGTGATCTGCTCGCCGTCGCTCAGTGTGCGGATCGGCAGGCCAAAGGCTTCGGTGATCATGCTTGGCCCCTTGCGATATCGATGGCGCGGCCGGTCGCATAGGTCACGGCGATAGACAGGGAGGCGAGGTGGCCGGGCGCGGGCACCGCGTAGAGCAGGCCTGCGATCGCCGCTTTGGCGGCATCTGCGGACGTGATCTGGTTTCCAGTGTGGCGGTTCTGCGCCACCATCACCTGGCCGATCACATTGGCTAGGAAAGCCGCCGGAGTTTCGGCGTTGAAGCAATCGGCCATTGTCAGGATCAGCGCGTCGGCGGCTTCCTGAACGCGCTCCAGCTGGGCCTCGGTATATTCGACGGTGCTCATCAGAAGGGCGCCTCCGGAGCGATGCGCTGCAGCAGCCCTTCGGCGGCCTTTCGCGCGTATCGGGTGAAGTCGGTGTTGTGCTCGAGCGCTTTGGCCACGGCCAAGTGCGCGGTCTCAAGGCGCGCGCCGTATTCCACCACTGCCGGGCGCTCGGAATTCACTTCCTCGATCGCGGCGACGAGCTGCGCCTGCGCGCCCATCAGGCCGCGCTGCGCCTCGATCAGGTGTTCGATGATCTCGGAGTCGGTCATGCCGCTTCGTCCTTTCGATTGTTCCAGAGGCCTCGCCCGCCGAGGGCGTCATAGGCCGGGATGGGTTTGCCTTGCCGGGCGCGCTCAACGTCCCGCTCAAGCTGGCGGAAGGCGTCGGGGGCGATGTCAGATTTGACGCCGGCGGCCTCGGCGAATGCCTTCAGGCGGTAGGCGCCGATCAGACGCTCACGGGCAAAGTCGAGCCGGGCCTGACCGTCGGCGGAGAGACGCTTCGGCTTCATTGGCGCGCCGCCTTCCACGCTTCCCAATGAGCCAGGTCGGCGGCGGCGGCGTCGGCCTCGGCCGCGGCAATGGCCGGCGCCAAGTCGTCCTGAACCGCGACGATCGCGTCGTCGGTCTCGCTTTCAAGCGCTTCGAGAAATTCGATAGCGCGGCGCAGTTCAACCTTGCGCTGGACGTGCGGGGCCATGCGCGCCTTGAGGGTCTGTTCGAGGCTTTCAAGCGCGCCCGCCGTGGCCGCCTTGTGAGTGGCCAGCAGCTGCAGCCGGGCTTCAGCGGCGCGGGCTTCCTCGGTGTCGGCAATAGCTGCCGCGCGGCGCTCCTCGGGCGAGCGTAGGTCAATGACGAGGGTCATGCTGCGACCCCGTGCTTGACCCGGAGGCGCTCGACGCTGCGGTCGAAGGCTTCGAGGGCTTGGCGTTCCGCCTCGTTGGCCGGCACCGTCCACCCGATCATGGCGCCCAGCTTGATGCGGGCCGCGTCGTTCGGGGCGGAGAAGAATTCCCAGCCCAGCTTGCCGACCGCGCTGCCCGGCGCGTAGCCAAACTGGCGGAGGTATTCTGCCTCGGTGGCGGGTCGTTGTTGCATCGCTTTCTCCCTGTGGGTTGAAAGGACGCTATTCCGCAATTGCGGAATCGTCAACACAAGATTCCGAAACTTCGGAATATTTTTTCCGCTCCCTCCGCGTTAACGCTAAGTTTCAAGTCGGTCGGCGGCAGGTGGAGAGGGAAATGCGGTTTCTGATAGCGTTGGCGTTGGGGCTGACGGCTGCAGCGCCCGCTCGGGCGTGTTCACACGAGGACAACATTGCCCTGTTTGAAGAGCAGGCACACCAAGCTGACCGATGCCGCATTGAAATGCAGGTTTATCGTGAGCAAGGCGCGGAGTGCGCAACGTTCTATGCCAGCAAGAGTCGCGGCGAGACGGCGTTGGCGTGTCTTCGGTTCGAGATGGATTTGGCTGAGGCGAAGGGCGACCTTACTGAGATCAACGAGGTGTTACCTCGATATGAATCCGCAATGGCCAAACTGACCACAGCACGCGCGAAGATGCGCGCTGCCGAAGACATGCTTCCACAGTGACCAGCTCCGATTTATGGAAATCCCAACCGGCCCGCGCCATCGAGCTCGTGGTGTCGGAAGTGAACCGATCAGGCAAGTTTTCCGAAAATGGAAAAGCGGAGATCGCGGTCCGGCTGCTGTACGTGCTCCGGAACGCGGAGTCGCCCCTGAAGGTCAGATGCTCTGACGGGGACGCGGCGCTCACGAAGGATGAACTCAAGGCGCTGGGCCTGCGCGGCAGCATCAAGATGGACCGCGAATATTGGAACTCGCTTTCACCGGCGGGGCAGGCGGATCCCGTGGACGCCGCCGAGACGATCTACCATCGGGCGCTGAGTGCCGTGTCGTTTGAAGGGACATTCAGTCAGGCGCGTACGCTCGGCTTGAGCAAATGCAGGATCTACGCGGGGGGAGCCCGCGCGTGCGACTACGCCCGGCGCCATGACCGCGCGATGATTCCTGTGCCCAGGGCAGGCGAGTGGCCGCCCGCGGAGTGCGATGCGCCATGGTGCTCCTGCGCCCTGGCGGCGGACCCCGCCAGCTAACGGATTGAAGAGAAGAGGGACGAGCCCATGACCAAAACGCCAGCAACCCGCAAGATGAAGATCTGGAACCGCCCACCGCTGCCGAACGCGCAGGGCGGATCCGGAATCGCCGTCGCCTGGCTGTCTCTGCTTGTGGCCTGTGTGCTGATCACGTGGGCCATCGCAGACCCATATGCCGGCCCGATCCCGCTCTGGCTAGGAGCGGGGCTCGTGCAGGTCAGCCTGATCGTCTTTGCGGTGACGCCGATCCTGAGGGAAATCCGGCATCTGGCCTATGACATGGCCCGCAGGGCGGGCGAAGTCGAAGAACGCGAAGTGCCGCGCTACGCGCCGCTCTAACCCGCGTTGGCGGCATCTGACGACTCACGATGGCATTACGAAGGGGATAAAAATGTTCAGAAAAACGATCGTTGTATTGGCTCTTGCGGCGATGGCCTTGACCGTGCCGGCGAGTGCTCAGGAGCTTTGGCAGGGCGCAAAAAAGGGGGATTCCCTGGAGCAGATACGGCAGGCGTTTCCTGACGTGTTGGCCTTCGACAAGCCGGTCGAATACACCGAGGATCGACTTGCGCTTCTCTATCTCGACGACCGATCGATCGGTGGCGAGATTTTCGACGTTTTCTTCATCATGAGCGGCGACGCGCTTGATATGGTCGTGCTTCGGATGAGCAAGGATGACACGGGCGAGATCCCGAACTCCGTCGACTACCACGCCGTGGAGGCGCTGCTGAATCGCAGGTATGGCGCTCCGCTTTATGAAATGCCCGCCAAAATGCAGGACTCGCAATTCCTTCGCCTATACAAGAATGAGTTTCGTGACGGCGATCTCACGATTGGGATCTCGTGCATGTTCTGCGGCGGCGACGATGGTTTTCTGGGCGTCAACTATGAGCACAAGTCGGCGGCGCAAGCTGACGAATTCTAAGCGGCGCGGGCTAACCCAGCGCCCGCCCGATCCAGACGACGCGGCCGATCACGTTGAGCACTTCAGGGTCGTCGACCTTGAACGAGGCGTAGGCCGGGTTGTCGGATGACACCATGACCGAGCCGTCGTTCAGGTTGCGCTGACAGCGTTTCACAAGCAGCTCGCCTTCGTAGGCGAGAATGTAGATCCCCGGCTTCACGATCCGCCGCTCGCCCCGATTGACCAGAACCTTGTCGCCGTCGTGCAGGGTTTCCCACATCGAATCGCCGCCCACCTGGATTACGGCCAAGTCTTCGATGTTCCAGCGGTCGATCTCTGAGGCCCGATAGGGCTGCCAGCCTGACGGCGTGCCGTCCTCGACGAGGGCGCCGGCGCCCGCGGACGCCCGGATGTCGTAGATGGCGACTTGCCGGACGTCGCTGTCAGGCAGCGGCGCGCCGAACTCGCCCAGCGCCTTCTGCACCTTTTCGAGGTTGTCGCCCCGGAGGTTCCGGGCGGGATCGTTCAGGAAGGTGTGCAGTGTGTTGTAGGGTACGCCGGCCGCTTCCGAGATCTTCCGGATCCCGGCCGCCTTGATCGCCGCCCGAAGCTTCTTGTTCGAATCCACCATGCCGCCTGCTTAAGCGCGCGGTCGCGGAGCGTCATTTCCGCTATTTCGGAATAATCGGTTGACAAATCCGAAGTTGCGGAAAATACCAGACGCATGATCGACCATGCCATCACCCGCATTCGCCAACTGGTTGCAGACAAGAAGATCACTCTGGGCCAGGTCAGTGAGGTCTCCGGGCTTCCTTACTCCACGGTTCACGAGATGCTTCAGCCCGCCTGGGGAACGCGCGCGATTGAAAACCTGCGCAAGCTGGAAGGCGGCCTTTCGAAAATTGAGGAGATTGCCGGTCAGGGTGCCGCGGAGGCCTCGCCATGACCCGCGCCTTCGACCTCGCGGCCTGCATCTTGTCCGGCCAGGTGCCCGACGAGGCCGTGCCATCGCTGGTGCGGGACACGCCCGGCCTTGCGGCCGAACTTGAACGCCGGTCAAGCGCCATGTCCCCGGCGCTGGCTGTCGAGGCGGGGCGGGGGGATTCGATCTCCTCCCCGGGCGCCCTCCGTCCCGCCAATCCTGTCCATTTCCGAAGCGAGGGCGCGCTTGCGCATCGCCTCGGCGAAGAGGAAGGCCGCCGCCCTGTCCAGACACGCGGCCTCGTCTCGAAGTTCATCGGCTCGTTTCATCCGCCCTCCTTCCTCGGAAAGCTATGGAGCAAGTGACACATGCAAATCGAGGTCGGGGATGC
The genomic region above belongs to Acidobacteriota bacterium and contains:
- a CDS encoding phage Gp37/Gp68 family protein, with translation MAEDTKIEWADHTFNPWIGCTKVSPACDHCYAEAQTKRFDPDTDLWSGGRRRTAEANWKQPLKWNRQAPAFFAAHGRMPMVFCASLADVFDNQVPPHWRDALWALIDATPELIWLLLTKRPHNIRKMLPPFNCWENHPWEWDTRPWPNVWLGTTVENQAEADRRIPHLLAVPAAKRFLSCEPLLGPVDLTRIPVAAQINAGDQFRDAEVNCLSSGMIVQRPGIDALVRSPSKIDWVIAGGESGPQARPSHPDWFRGLRDQCASAGVPFLFKQWGDWVCEIQAPEDAVFPGEGRNFFGMPDYWGKLGKKKAGRLLDGVLHDGRPEVAP
- a CDS encoding DUF3820 family protein, which encodes MSPLVCLLDVETTGMEDDARVVEIAAITGRLFDRGAPIERTINTLVNPGVPIPCTASAIHHITDAMVQNAPPLDEVMETFPVADLYVAHNAAFDRRFLPHLKAAPWACTLKVAYAEFDDAPSYGLQALRYWLGTPGPPLGSGGHAHRAMYDVWTLAGLFDDLRSRGWTRERMIEVSGRPRLLRTIPFGKHKGAKFTDVPGDYLSWLRRQTDLDEDVQFTLDQLAGAR
- a CDS encoding helix-turn-helix transcriptional regulator yields the protein MPDTLTREPGSRSPTEIDKQVGRNIRTLRTEADMTLDEMGDALGISHQQLQKYETGTNRLSAGMLAAVARVLRVPIQSLFDEEPAASPFIPGNLRRSLEAAQRAIATALEGAAV
- a CDS encoding recombinase RecT; the encoded protein is MPDTQQQSDDMSPAVIERPGTLPQAVKAGDRVPMTSFGGSFMVAPQSLGELVEMAKLMAGAGPMVGKAVRGNTGACLGIILQAGRVNMDPFALSLKAYMVNDAIAYEAQAVAAMIYASPVLDGRLDYEFSGSGDELTCTVRGRIKGESKERVYTSPAKGTIKTQNSPLWKADPEQQLGYYSARAWARRHVPDVIMGVYTREEAEAMPGGFVNVTPEKADPAERLLQNLAEGRKASAPDQPEPDPPAASQPIPENEPDADDDQAQPLAAETEGEAGEKPAAGAEPSVQELPPHPGELIRTKKGGLEYAERWAVRYRALPADQEDAFIDETAEDCRLAKALNPKAEDIMSDAVNSPKTPV
- a CDS encoding PD-(D/E)XK nuclease-like domain-containing protein — encoded protein: MITEAFGLPIRTLSDGEQITENGLYYVPMSRYHRDPDLCDGFAVSNSRLRLVDRCPEKLKARYDEEEGESDTKATTFGRMAHALCIEGRFPSDIAVSPFRDFSSNEGKEGPHEGFDSFLKFKKAWKAEQEAAGKTIFRQDEIDDVYSMAERLAREPMVKDGLFSGPLEVTVAARDPETGIWMLARPDSLPTDTIWGDYKTTRSADPEDLRFAIKNYGYHCQAAFSAEVIARATGRVLETFALIAQEKKSPFVVTIAPIDDEAIEWGARENRRALRRLEHCIKTDSWPAYSEGPVTVGLPANHVKWLRENDALFPQVPSLKEIANARYPATV
- a CDS encoding helix-turn-helix transcriptional regulator: MVDSNKKLRAAIKAAGIRKISEAAGVPYNTLHTFLNDPARNLRGDNLEKVQKALGEFGAPLPDSDVRQVAIYDIRASAGAGALVEDGTPSGWQPYRASEIDRWNIEDLAVIQVGGDSMWETLHDGDKVLVNRGERRIVKPGIYILAYEGELLVKRCQRNLNDGSVMVSSDNPAYASFKVDDPEVLNVIGRVVWIGRALG